One Mycolicibacterium parafortuitum DNA segment encodes these proteins:
- a CDS encoding aldehyde dehydrogenase family protein — protein MLIDGELVGAASGATFDNHSPATGALLGVTAAADGHDMDRAIAAARRAFDSTDWSTNRELRKRCLRQLQAAIESEKDDLRTELVAEVGCPVMTTESAQLDWPLAESLRYPAGLIDDFEWERVLDGGGLFGDRNVRTVVKEAVGVVAAVTPSNFPIEVILNKLGPALAAGNTVVLKPDPHTPWNATRLGRLIAEKTDIPAGVVNVVTTPSNDVAGLLGTDPRVDLVSFTGSTAVGKLLMRHGAESMKRMFLELGGKSAAIVLDDANPAVIVPTAVGVCVHAGQACAATSRMLVHRSLYDQAVAEIATAYQFVPVGDPVTPGTLVGPLISAAQKERVLTAIDGARSDGAEIVAGGGEVAGLPEHLAGGHYVAPTVITGVDNSAAIAQQEVFGPVLVLLPFDDDDDAVRLANDSAFGLAGAVMSRSAERGMAIARRIRTGAFGVNGGMFYGADAPFGGYKSSGIGRQCGIEGFAQYLETKTIARRERRQS, from the coding sequence ATGCTGATCGACGGCGAACTCGTCGGCGCCGCGTCCGGAGCCACGTTCGACAACCACAGCCCGGCGACCGGTGCGCTGCTGGGGGTTACGGCCGCCGCGGACGGCCACGACATGGACCGGGCGATCGCCGCGGCCCGCCGTGCCTTCGACAGCACCGACTGGTCGACGAACAGGGAGTTGCGTAAGCGCTGCCTGCGGCAGCTGCAGGCCGCCATCGAAAGCGAAAAGGACGACCTGCGAACCGAACTCGTCGCCGAGGTCGGCTGCCCGGTGATGACCACCGAGTCGGCCCAGCTGGATTGGCCGCTGGCGGAATCGCTGCGCTATCCGGCGGGGCTGATCGACGACTTCGAGTGGGAGCGCGTCCTCGACGGCGGCGGGTTGTTCGGGGACCGGAACGTCCGCACAGTGGTCAAGGAGGCCGTCGGGGTGGTCGCGGCGGTGACGCCGTCCAACTTCCCGATCGAGGTCATCCTCAACAAGCTCGGGCCTGCGCTGGCGGCCGGCAACACCGTCGTCCTCAAGCCCGACCCGCACACACCGTGGAACGCGACCCGGTTGGGCCGCCTGATCGCCGAGAAGACCGACATCCCCGCCGGTGTGGTGAACGTGGTGACGACGCCGTCCAACGACGTCGCCGGCCTGCTCGGAACCGACCCGCGGGTGGACTTGGTGTCGTTCACCGGGTCGACGGCCGTCGGGAAGTTGTTGATGCGCCACGGCGCGGAGTCGATGAAGCGGATGTTCCTCGAGCTCGGCGGGAAGTCGGCTGCGATCGTGCTCGACGACGCGAACCCCGCCGTCATCGTGCCCACCGCGGTCGGGGTGTGCGTGCACGCCGGCCAGGCGTGCGCGGCGACCAGCAGGATGTTGGTCCACCGGTCGCTCTACGACCAAGCCGTCGCCGAGATCGCCACCGCGTATCAGTTTGTGCCGGTGGGGGATCCGGTGACGCCGGGCACGCTGGTCGGGCCGCTCATCAGTGCCGCGCAGAAGGAGCGGGTGCTCACCGCGATCGACGGTGCCCGCAGCGACGGTGCCGAGATCGTCGCGGGCGGGGGAGAGGTGGCCGGGCTGCCGGAGCATCTGGCCGGCGGGCACTACGTCGCCCCCACCGTGATCACCGGTGTCGACAACAGCGCCGCGATCGCACAGCAGGAGGTGTTCGGCCCCGTGCTGGTACTGCTGCCGTTCGACGATGACGACGACGCGGTGCGGCTGGCCAATGACAGCGCGTTCGGTCTCGCCGGCGCGGTGATGTCGCGCTCGGCCGAGCGTGGCATGGCGATTGCGCGGCGGATCCGCACCGGCGCGTTCGGCGTGAACGGCGGCATGTTCTACGGCGCCGACGCGCCGTTCGGCGGCTACAAGAGCAGCGGTATCGGACGTCAGTGTGGTATCGAGGGGTTCGCGCAGTACCTGGAGACCAAGACCATCGCGCGCCGCGAGCGACGGCAGAGCTGA
- a CDS encoding CaiB/BaiF CoA transferase family protein, whose protein sequence is MEGVRVLEVAQFTFVPAAGAILADWGADVIKVEHPVRGDTQRGFINMGGFQLDPNRHPLIEHPNRGKRSVGIDVSTPEGQEVLYEIAKTADVFLTNYMPQARQKNKFDIEHIRAVNPNIIYARGSAYGDKGPERLVGGFDGTAFWTRSGVGHALTPEELGGALPQGIPAFGDSIGGMNIAGGISAALFHRERTGEAVELDVSLLSTAWWAAGASVTQGMETGETMRSLMPGTTTSVNPFMANYLTSDGGTINLCIVSPTGYIRDTWEHLGLPELADDPRFSEVMPLIQNAEEGVRLIAEAIAAKPFEYWRQHLKTMRGQWAPFQSLVELATDEQALANDMVVEVEAADGGKPFKVVRGPVQFNHEPLETTRAPQASEHTEIVLMELGLEWDRIEELKDKGAIA, encoded by the coding sequence ATGGAGGGCGTGCGAGTCCTCGAGGTCGCGCAGTTCACCTTCGTGCCCGCGGCGGGCGCGATCCTGGCCGACTGGGGCGCCGACGTCATCAAGGTCGAGCATCCGGTGCGGGGCGACACCCAGCGCGGGTTCATCAACATGGGCGGATTCCAGCTCGACCCGAACCGTCATCCGCTGATCGAACACCCCAACCGAGGCAAGCGCAGCGTCGGCATCGACGTGTCAACCCCTGAGGGTCAGGAGGTGCTCTACGAGATCGCCAAGACCGCCGACGTGTTCCTGACCAACTACATGCCGCAGGCGCGGCAGAAGAACAAGTTCGACATCGAGCACATCCGCGCGGTGAACCCGAACATCATCTACGCCCGCGGCAGCGCGTACGGCGACAAGGGACCCGAGCGCCTCGTCGGCGGGTTCGACGGCACCGCGTTCTGGACCCGCAGCGGCGTCGGCCACGCACTGACCCCGGAAGAGCTCGGTGGCGCTCTCCCCCAAGGTATTCCGGCGTTCGGCGACTCGATCGGCGGCATGAACATCGCGGGCGGTATCTCCGCGGCGCTGTTCCACCGCGAGCGTACCGGCGAGGCGGTCGAGCTCGACGTGTCGCTGCTGAGCACCGCGTGGTGGGCGGCGGGCGCCAGCGTCACGCAGGGCATGGAGACCGGCGAGACGATGCGCTCGCTGATGCCCGGCACCACCACGTCGGTCAACCCGTTCATGGCGAACTACCTGACCTCCGACGGCGGCACCATCAACCTGTGCATCGTCAGTCCGACCGGCTACATCCGCGACACCTGGGAGCACCTCGGCCTGCCCGAGCTCGCCGACGATCCGCGCTTCTCCGAGGTGATGCCGCTGATCCAGAACGCCGAAGAAGGTGTGCGGCTGATCGCCGAGGCCATCGCCGCCAAACCTTTCGAGTACTGGCGCCAGCACCTCAAGACCATGAGGGGCCAATGGGCGCCGTTCCAGAGCCTGGTCGAGCTGGCCACCGACGAGCAGGCGCTGGCCAACGACATGGTCGTCGAGGTCGAGGCCGCCGACGGCGGCAAGCCGTTCAAGGTGGTGCGCGGGCCGGTGCAGTTCAACCACGAGCCGCTGGAGACCACCCGCGCGCCGCAGGCCTCCGAACACACTGAGATCGTGCTGATGGAGCTCGGCCTGGAGTGGGACCGGATCGAGGAGCTCAAGGACAAGGGCGCCATCGCCTGA
- a CDS encoding molybdopterin-containing oxidoreductase family protein translates to MVTRIEHTGIEHARVEHKVTFCRICEPLCGMIATVEDGRLVALRPDKDHPLSAGFACQKGIAFSEVVNDPDRVTTPLRRTADGFEPVSWDDAMSDIADRLARVVRTHGPGAVGWYMGNPGAFSYAHVMAIMAFIKGIGPGTHFFTASSQDTNCRLMASQLLYGTPTSVPIPDLTRTDLLVMMGANPVVSHGSFLTAPRIKDRMHDIVKRGGRVVVIDPRKTETAAQFEWCGIVPDTDALLLLSLLQVMFDEGLAHTREIDAVADGAGWLRTQVAPFPPEVTQSYTGVDPDTARALARDLATTPRAAVYGRLGTCVGRYGTLTSYLIDVVNLVAGNLDTPGGSVIVGMGMPAQRLVNIGMGAALRRTYERTRSRIGGFRAIIGSEPAALMAKEMTTPGQRQIRAMFVSAGNPVLSVPNGDELEEALDSTDLAVGLDFYLTETTAHCDYVLPVTTMYERDDFALVFQQFQATPFRQVTDAVIAPVGQARQEWEIIGELITRMAGQSRVFSGLTAAGKAMRRFGVAFTPRMFADMVIRTGAGGDWFGLRRGGLSHRRLARDLPHGKVLSPHLAVGTLKSAIAYLGGRIRLQHSDIADEITSLLRAEAPDSYPLRMIGMREPRSENSWMHNSALLMRGHRGHHGLMNADDAAELQIADGSEVCVSSPHGSITVPVTLTKDIMPGVIAVPHGWGHKGTGGWRLANQAGGANVNRLTSSDPDDVESLAGMAWLTGVPVRVEPV, encoded by the coding sequence ATGGTGACTCGTATCGAACACACTGGGATCGAACACGCTCGGGTCGAACACAAGGTGACGTTCTGCCGTATCTGCGAACCGCTCTGCGGCATGATCGCCACCGTCGAGGACGGCAGGCTGGTCGCGCTGCGTCCGGACAAGGACCATCCGCTGTCCGCCGGGTTCGCATGCCAGAAGGGCATCGCGTTCAGCGAGGTGGTCAACGACCCCGACCGCGTCACCACACCGCTGCGGCGCACCGCCGACGGGTTCGAACCCGTCAGCTGGGACGACGCGATGAGCGACATCGCCGACCGGCTCGCGCGGGTGGTGCGCACACACGGCCCCGGCGCGGTCGGCTGGTACATGGGCAACCCGGGAGCGTTCAGCTACGCCCACGTGATGGCGATCATGGCGTTCATCAAGGGCATCGGGCCCGGCACGCATTTCTTCACCGCGTCCTCGCAGGACACCAACTGCCGGTTGATGGCCAGCCAGCTGCTCTACGGCACGCCGACGTCGGTGCCGATCCCGGACCTGACCCGCACCGACCTGCTGGTGATGATGGGCGCCAATCCCGTGGTGTCACACGGCAGTTTCCTGACCGCGCCGCGCATCAAGGACCGTATGCACGACATCGTCAAGCGCGGCGGCCGGGTGGTCGTGATCGATCCGCGCAAGACCGAGACCGCCGCGCAGTTCGAGTGGTGCGGCATCGTCCCCGACACCGATGCGCTGTTGCTGCTGTCGCTGTTGCAGGTGATGTTCGACGAAGGCCTTGCGCACACCCGCGAGATCGACGCAGTCGCCGACGGAGCGGGCTGGCTGCGTACCCAGGTCGCGCCGTTCCCCCCGGAGGTGACCCAGTCCTACACCGGCGTGGACCCGGACACGGCGCGGGCGCTGGCCCGCGATCTGGCCACGACGCCGCGCGCGGCGGTCTACGGCCGCCTCGGCACCTGCGTCGGGCGCTACGGGACCCTGACGTCGTATCTGATCGACGTCGTTAACCTGGTCGCCGGAAACCTGGACACACCGGGCGGTTCGGTCATCGTCGGGATGGGGATGCCCGCGCAACGGCTGGTGAACATCGGGATGGGCGCGGCGCTGCGGCGCACCTATGAGCGCACCCGGTCACGCATCGGCGGCTTCCGCGCGATCATCGGCTCCGAACCGGCCGCGCTGATGGCCAAGGAGATGACCACACCGGGGCAGCGTCAGATCCGGGCGATGTTCGTCAGCGCGGGCAACCCGGTCCTGTCGGTGCCCAACGGTGACGAACTGGAGGAGGCGCTCGATTCCACCGACCTGGCGGTGGGGCTCGACTTCTACCTGACCGAGACGACCGCGCATTGCGACTACGTGCTGCCGGTGACGACGATGTACGAGCGCGACGATTTCGCGTTGGTCTTCCAGCAGTTCCAGGCCACCCCGTTCCGCCAGGTCACCGACGCGGTGATCGCGCCCGTCGGACAGGCACGTCAGGAATGGGAGATCATCGGCGAGCTGATCACCCGGATGGCGGGGCAGTCGCGGGTGTTCTCCGGTTTGACGGCGGCCGGAAAAGCGATGCGCCGCTTCGGGGTTGCGTTCACACCGCGGATGTTCGCCGACATGGTCATCCGCACCGGTGCTGGCGGGGACTGGTTCGGGCTGCGTCGCGGCGGCCTGAGTCACCGCCGACTCGCCCGCGACCTCCCGCACGGGAAGGTGCTGTCGCCGCATCTGGCGGTCGGCACGCTGAAGTCCGCGATCGCCTATCTGGGGGGCCGGATCCGGTTGCAGCACAGCGATATCGCGGACGAGATCACTTCGCTGCTGCGCGCTGAGGCGCCGGACTCGTATCCGCTGCGGATGATCGGGATGCGCGAACCTCGTTCGGAGAACTCCTGGATGCACAATTCTGCGCTGCTGATGCGCGGACACCGCGGACACCACGGGTTGATGAACGCCGACGATGCGGCCGAGTTGCAGATCGCCGACGGCAGCGAGGTGTGCGTCAGCTCGCCCCACGGCAGCATCACGGTGCCGGTGACGCTGACCAAGGACATCATGCCGGGGGTGATCGCGGTACCGCACGGCTGGGGGCACAAGGGAACCGGCGGATGGCGGCTGGCCAACCAGGCCGGCGGCGCCAACGTCAACCGGCTGACCTCAAGCGACCCCGACGACGTCGAATCGCTGGCAGGTATGGCCTGGCTGACGGGGGTGCCGGTGCGCGTCGAACCCGTCTAG
- a CDS encoding NYN domain-containing protein, whose product MRWIVDGMNVIGCRPDGWWRDRHAAMTMLVRGLERWAMAEEADVTVVFERPPAPPITSAVITVAHAAAPAPNSADDEIVRLIASDPHPEQIVVATSDRALAERARSAHATVCAAERLRELIDPR is encoded by the coding sequence GTGCGCTGGATTGTCGATGGGATGAACGTGATCGGCTGCCGGCCCGACGGCTGGTGGCGGGACCGGCATGCCGCGATGACGATGCTGGTGCGCGGCCTGGAGCGCTGGGCGATGGCCGAGGAAGCCGACGTCACCGTCGTTTTCGAACGCCCGCCGGCCCCGCCGATCACCTCGGCGGTGATCACCGTCGCCCACGCTGCCGCGCCGGCGCCGAATTCCGCGGACGACGAGATCGTCAGGCTGATCGCCTCCGACCCGCATCCCGAGCAGATCGTGGTCGCGACCTCGGATCGCGCGCTCGCCGAGCGTGCCCGCTCGGCACACGCGACGGTGTGCGCAGCCGAGCGGCTGCGGGAGCTGATCGACCCACGCTGA
- a CDS encoding cytochrome P450 gives MDVAGQSVAEVHFDPFSADFYADPHAFYPRLRAEAPVYYNSDYEFYALSRHADVAAGLKDFATYSSAYGVDLAMVRRGKPVPAKMIISIDPPEHRVMRSLVNKVFTPRAIGALQAMITETIDGFLADALGGGTEFDVVQDFSVYFPVDVITKMLGVPAEFRQQVRLWIDESLHREPGQIEMSESGMQAMTEIWLMYYELIKQRRADPRDDMISALIAAEVDRDDGSTSTLDDAEIAGFATLLGGAGAETVTKLIGSAAVTFARHPEQWQQLLDDRGMVPVAIEELLRYDAPVQYNVRRSNTDVTLHGVTIPAGAPVFLLGASANRDPDAWTAPDVFDITRDRTEAQNLAFGYGIHSCLGAALARMEAKIALERLLDVMPRYEVHWDGCQKVSMQNVAGWSHVPVRILT, from the coding sequence ATGGATGTCGCGGGGCAGTCGGTCGCCGAGGTGCACTTCGATCCGTTCTCGGCGGACTTCTACGCCGACCCGCACGCGTTCTATCCCCGGCTGCGCGCCGAGGCGCCGGTGTACTACAACTCCGACTATGAGTTCTATGCGCTGAGCAGGCATGCCGATGTCGCCGCCGGGCTCAAGGATTTCGCGACCTATTCATCGGCCTACGGTGTCGACCTTGCGATGGTGCGGCGCGGTAAACCGGTGCCGGCCAAGATGATCATCTCGATCGACCCGCCCGAGCACCGGGTGATGCGCAGCCTGGTCAACAAGGTGTTCACCCCGCGCGCGATCGGCGCGTTGCAGGCGATGATCACCGAGACCATCGATGGCTTCCTGGCCGACGCACTCGGCGGCGGCACCGAGTTTGATGTGGTTCAGGACTTTTCGGTGTACTTCCCGGTCGACGTGATCACCAAGATGCTCGGCGTGCCGGCCGAATTCCGCCAGCAGGTGCGGCTCTGGATCGACGAGTCGCTGCACCGTGAACCCGGGCAGATCGAGATGTCGGAATCCGGTATGCAGGCGATGACCGAGATCTGGCTGATGTACTACGAGCTGATCAAACAGCGTCGCGCCGATCCCCGCGACGACATGATCAGCGCGCTGATCGCCGCCGAGGTGGACCGCGACGACGGGTCGACGAGCACGCTGGACGACGCCGAGATCGCCGGGTTCGCCACGTTGCTCGGCGGGGCCGGCGCCGAGACGGTGACCAAGCTGATCGGCAGCGCCGCGGTCACGTTCGCCCGCCATCCCGAACAGTGGCAACAGCTGCTCGACGATCGCGGCATGGTTCCCGTCGCGATCGAGGAGTTGCTTCGCTACGACGCCCCGGTGCAGTACAACGTCCGCCGCTCCAACACCGACGTGACGTTGCACGGCGTCACGATTCCGGCGGGGGCGCCGGTGTTCCTGCTGGGCGCCTCGGCCAACCGGGACCCCGACGCGTGGACCGCCCCGGACGTCTTCGACATCACCAGGGACCGGACCGAGGCGCAGAACCTGGCGTTCGGGTACGGCATCCACAGTTGCCTCGGCGCCGCGTTGGCGCGGATGGAGGCCAAGATCGCGCTGGAGCGGTTACTGGACGTGATGCCGCGCTACGAGGTCCACTGGGACGGCTGCCAGAAGGTCAGCATGCAGAACGTCGCCGGCTGGTCCCATGTCCCGGTGCGGATCCTGACGTGA